One window from the genome of Alphaproteobacteria bacterium encodes:
- a CDS encoding ABC transporter transmembrane domain-containing protein, whose translation MNIGEARSSARPRSRLGHLHHLGGYLRPYLRQIAGATLALTIAAGSVLSLGVGLRYLIDNGFGDGNTAVLDRVLAGLVIIVLVMAAATYGRFMLVSWIGERVVADIRRDVYDRVIGLSPGFFETTRTGEVLSRLTTDTTLLQVVIGSSASVALRNLLLLIGGTVMLFVTSVWLTALVFVLVPLVVLPIIIFGRRVRRLSRAAQDRIADVGAQVEESFNAIRTVQAYTHEGHERRRFADRVEAAFGVAIDRVHARALLTALVMTSVFGAVAVVFWVGGREVILGGLSGGELSQFVFFAVVVAGAVGAVSEVYGDLQRAAGATERLLELLAVEPDVAVPTDPEPLPAPAEGALAFKDVTFHYPSRPDSASLSGINLTVAPGERVALVGPSGAGKTTVFQLLLRFYDPLAGSVTLDGVDVERTDPRALRERFALVAQEPVIFSGDAWDNIRYGRSEASDEEVRAAARAAAAEDFLDALPEGFSTFLGERGVRLSGGERQRIAIARAILRDPAVLLLDEATSALDSESERQVQVALERLMEARTTLVIAHRLATVQSVDRIVVLDQGQIVGIGSHERLMAEGGLYARLAALQLSESDPIPAAEALP comes from the coding sequence ATGAATATCGGCGAAGCCCGATCCAGCGCCCGCCCGCGCAGCCGACTCGGCCACCTGCACCACCTCGGCGGCTATCTTCGCCCCTATCTGCGGCAGATCGCCGGCGCCACTCTAGCCCTGACTATCGCCGCCGGCAGTGTGCTCTCGCTCGGTGTCGGCTTGCGCTATCTCATCGACAACGGCTTTGGCGATGGCAACACGGCTGTGCTCGACCGCGTCCTGGCGGGTCTGGTCATCATCGTGCTGGTCATGGCGGCGGCTACCTATGGCCGCTTTATGCTGGTCTCGTGGATCGGCGAGCGCGTCGTTGCCGACATTCGCCGGGATGTCTACGACCGTGTCATCGGCCTCTCGCCGGGCTTCTTCGAAACCACGCGCACGGGGGAGGTGCTGTCACGCCTGACCACGGACACAACGCTTTTGCAGGTTGTGATTGGCTCCAGTGCCTCGGTGGCGCTCCGCAACTTGCTGCTGCTTATCGGCGGCACGGTGATGCTGTTCGTCACCAGCGTCTGGCTGACCGCTTTGGTCTTCGTGCTAGTGCCCCTGGTGGTTCTGCCGATCATCATCTTCGGCCGCCGCGTGCGCCGGCTCTCGCGGGCTGCCCAGGACCGTATCGCCGATGTTGGCGCCCAGGTCGAGGAGTCGTTCAATGCCATCCGTACCGTTCAGGCCTATACCCATGAGGGCCATGAGCGCCGCCGTTTCGCCGATCGCGTTGAAGCGGCGTTTGGCGTTGCCATCGATCGTGTCCACGCTCGTGCCTTGCTTACGGCGTTGGTCATGACGAGCGTCTTCGGCGCCGTTGCCGTGGTGTTTTGGGTTGGCGGGCGCGAGGTGATCTTGGGTGGCCTGAGCGGTGGCGAGTTGTCGCAGTTCGTTTTTTTCGCTGTGGTCGTGGCCGGCGCCGTCGGCGCCGTCAGCGAGGTTTATGGCGACCTGCAACGCGCGGCCGGTGCCACGGAGCGCCTGCTAGAGCTATTGGCGGTTGAGCCTGACGTGGCCGTGCCCACCGATCCCGAGCCTTTGCCAGCACCGGCCGAGGGGGCGCTCGCCTTCAAAGATGTCACATTCCATTACCCGAGCCGCCCGGATAGCGCCTCGCTGAGTGGCATCAATCTCACCGTCGCCCCGGGAGAGAGGGTGGCTCTCGTTGGCCCCTCCGGCGCAGGCAAGACCACGGTTTTCCAGTTGCTGCTGCGCTTCTACGACCCCCTTGCCGGGAGCGTCACCCTCGACGGCGTCGACGTGGAACGCACTGATCCGCGGGCTCTGCGCGAGCGCTTCGCGTTGGTTGCTCAGGAACCAGTGATCTTCTCGGGTGATGCCTGGGACAATATTCGCTATGGCCGGTCCGAGGCCTCAGACGAAGAGGTGCGTGCGGCCGCCCGCGCCGCCGCGGCAGAAGACTTCCTCGACGCCCTGCCGGAAGGTTTTTCGACCTTCCTGGGTGAGCGTGGCGTACGCCTCTCGGGCGGCGAGCGTCAGCGCATCGCCATCGCTCGCGCTATCCTGCGAGATCCGGCTGTGTTGTTGCTAGACGAGGCTACCAGCGCACTCGATTCCGAGAGCGAGCGTCAGGTGCAGGTGGCACTTGAGCGCTTGATGGAGGCCCGCACCACCCTAGTGATCGCCCATCGCCTGGCGACCGTGCAAAGCGTCGACCGCATCGTCGTGCTCGACCAGGGGCAGATCGTCGGCATCGGCAGCCATGAGCGGCTCATGGCCGAAGGGGGGCTTTATGCGCGCCTTGCCGCCCTGCAACTTAGCGAGTCCGACCCGATTCCCGCTGCAGAGGCTCTGCCATGA
- the cyaY gene encoding iron donor protein CyaY, which yields MDESEFHALAGATLEALMDRIDEVAGDVLEAELIDEVLTITLEDDSQYVLNRHTINRELWLSSPKSGAGHYVYDKVAKAWTDRRRGRDLYALLENELSAAAGCSLRFA from the coding sequence ATGGACGAAAGCGAGTTTCATGCCCTGGCGGGTGCGACCTTGGAGGCTTTGATGGACCGCATCGACGAGGTGGCGGGCGATGTGCTCGAGGCGGAGTTGATCGACGAGGTGCTGACCATCACACTCGAAGACGATAGCCAGTATGTGCTCAACCGTCATACCATCAATCGCGAGCTTTGGCTGTCCTCACCGAAGAGTGGCGCAGGTCATTATGTTTACGACAAGGTCGCTAAAGCCTGGACTGACCGCCGCCGCGGTCGTGATCTGTATGCGCTGCTGGAAAACGAATTGTCGGCAGCGGCCGGCTGCTCGCTCAGGTTTGCCTGA
- the rpmE gene encoding 50S ribosomal protein L31: MKADIHPDYHEITVVMTDGTEFKTRSTWGKEGDVLKLDVDPKSHPAWTGGAQRIVDTEGQVARFNKRFGAFGLSEKS, encoded by the coding sequence ATGAAAGCCGATATTCATCCCGACTATCATGAGATCACCGTGGTGATGACAGACGGGACCGAATTCAAGACCCGCAGCACCTGGGGCAAGGAAGGCGACGTGCTCAAGCTCGACGTCGACCCCAAGAGCCACCCGGCCTGGACCGGCGGCGCCCAGCGCATTGTTGACACCGAAGGTCAGGTCGCGCGTTTTAACAAGCGTTTTGGCGCCTTCGGGCTCAGCGAAAAGAGCTGA
- a CDS encoding Rrf2 family transcriptional regulator: MRLGKASLAGLYAALEMAANPARQVSAGEIAEAYGISSHHLAKVMRTLVRAGLATSVLGPGGGYRFAGNPRRTTLLDVIALFEDVDEVPALAADPATTSPFATALAEVGEEIDAASAATLGSITLAALLRNAGCNP, from the coding sequence GTGAGACTTGGTAAGGCCAGCCTGGCGGGGCTCTACGCCGCGCTGGAGATGGCGGCCAATCCGGCACGCCAGGTTTCGGCCGGCGAGATCGCCGAGGCCTACGGCATTTCCTCGCACCATCTCGCTAAAGTCATGCGCACCCTGGTGCGCGCCGGCCTCGCGACCTCCGTGCTTGGCCCCGGCGGCGGCTACCGCTTTGCGGGTAATCCGCGGCGCACCACCCTGCTCGACGTTATTGCGCTATTCGAGGATGTCGACGAGGTGCCGGCACTCGCTGCCGACCCGGCCACCACAAGCCCTTTCGCCACCGCGCTTGCCGAGGTCGGCGAGGAAATCGATGCTGCCAGCGCGGCCACCCTCGGCTCTATCACCCTCGCCGCTCTGCTCAGGAACGCCGGGTGCAACCCTTAA
- a CDS encoding GNAT family N-acetyltransferase gives MRKISVREAAAADLAAISTIDSANTGLAKAEYWQAMFDGAAANDRSFLVAESAGAVIGFVVGEVRAWEFGSPTAGWVFAIQVADGRRECGVGRTLLAALCDRFAGAGVAVVRTMVSRRDMVNLSFFRGEGLTAGPYVELEKRLDA, from the coding sequence ATGAGAAAAATTTCCGTGCGCGAGGCAGCGGCTGCAGACCTGGCGGCTATCAGCACTATCGACAGCGCCAATACCGGGCTTGCCAAGGCCGAATACTGGCAGGCGATGTTCGACGGTGCAGCTGCCAACGACCGCAGTTTCCTAGTGGCGGAGTCGGCGGGTGCCGTGATCGGTTTCGTGGTCGGCGAGGTGCGCGCATGGGAGTTTGGCTCGCCCACGGCTGGCTGGGTCTTTGCCATCCAAGTGGCCGACGGTCGGCGCGAGTGCGGTGTCGGCCGCACCCTGCTGGCAGCTTTGTGCGATCGCTTCGCGGGGGCCGGAGTGGCGGTCGTGCGCACTATGGTCTCGCGCCGGGACATGGTGAACCTCTCCTTCTTCCGCGGCGAGGGGCTGACGGCCGGGCCTTACGTCGAGCTCGAAAAGCGGCTCGACGCGTGA